The following proteins come from a genomic window of Dysidea avara chromosome 12, odDysAvar1.4, whole genome shotgun sequence:
- the LOC136241800 gene encoding DNA (cytosine-5)-methyltransferase 1-like, with the protein MEIQEGNWFTRQEEISKINRLRHATTDEKLSILAKLESKDTEPTEAIATEYTDLEKSNTKKAADDTKKHTKMEDHTASDVKPSVVNLAGMKCRPTSRRCGLCDNCLQADCGQCKYCKDKPRFGGPGKMKQACSKKKCQKLAKPKLGGK; encoded by the exons ATGGAAATTCAAGAAGGTAATTGGTTCACCAGGCAGGAAGAAATCTCCAAAATTAATCGGTTGAG GCATGCAACTACTGATGAGAAATTATCCATACTTGCAAAATTGGAGTCTAAG GATACAGAGCCCACTGAGGCTATTGCTACAGAGTACACAGATTTAGAAAAG TCTAACACAAAGAAAGCtgctgatgatacaaagaaACACACCAAAATGGAAGACCATACTGCCAGTGATGTTAAGCCTTCTGTTGTAAATCTTGCAG GAATGAAATGTAGGCCTACAAGTCGCAGATGTGGGTTGTGTGACAACTGCCTACAAGCAGATTGTGGCCAGTGCAAGTATTGTAAAGACAAGCCTCGTTTTGGTGGACCAGGAAAAATGAAACAAGCATGCAGCAAGAAGAAGTGCCAAAAGTTAGCTAAACCTAAACTAGGTGGgaaatag